Proteins encoded together in one Columba livia isolate bColLiv1 breed racing homer chromosome 3, bColLiv1.pat.W.v2, whole genome shotgun sequence window:
- the ODC1 gene encoding ornithine decarboxylase gives MSSFSDEEFEFTFLDEGFTAKDILDQKINEVSSSDDKDAFYVADLGDIVKKHLRWHKALPRVTPFYAVKCNDSKAILKTLAVLGAGFDCASKTEIQLVQSIDVPPERIIYANPCKQVSQIKHAASSGVQMMTFDSEVELMKVARAHPKAKLVLRITTDDSKAVCRLSVKFGATLKTSRLLLERAKELDLAIVGVSFHVGSGCTDPETFVQAISDARCVFDMGAELGFSMYLLDIGGGFPGSEDVKLKFEEITSVINPALDKYFPLDSGIKIIAEPGRYYVASAFTLAVNIIAKKIVLKEQSASDDEDDANDKTLMYYVNDGVYGSFNCILYDHAHVKPVLQKRSKPDDSCYSCSIWGPTCDGLDRIVERFNMPELQVGDWILFENMGAYTVAAASTFNGFQRPTIHYVISRPAWQLMQEIKQRGFLAEVEEQDVASLPLSCAWESGIEYPATCASASINV, from the exons ATGAGTAGCTTCAGTGATGAAGAATTTGAATTCACCTTCCTTGATGAAGGCTTTACTGCCAAGGATATCCTCGaccaaaaaataaatgaagtgtcATCTTCT GATGATAAAGATGCCTTCTATGTTGCTGACCTCGGGGATATTGTAAAGAAGCACTTGCGGTGGCATAAAGCTCTCCCTCGGGTGACCCCCTTCTATGCTGTAAAATGTAATGACAGTAAAGCCATACTGAAGACACTTGCTGTTCTTGGTGCAGGTTTTGATTGTGCCAGTAAG acgGAAATACAGCTGGTACAGAGCATTGATGTACCTCCTGAGCGAATAATATATGCAAATCCCTGCAAACAAGTATCTCAAATCAAACATGCTGCCAGCAGTGGTGTACAGATGATGACATTTGATAGTGAAGTAGAACTAATGAAAGTTGCAAGGGCCCATCCAAAAGCCAA GTTAGTCTTACGCATTACAACTGATGACTCCAAAGCAGTTTGTCGTTTGAGTGTTAAATTTGGAGCTACGCTTAAGACTAGCAGGCTTCTTCTGGAGCGTGCGAAAGAACTTGACCTTGCCATTGTTGGAGTTAG TTTCCATGTTGGAAGTGGATGTACAGACCCAGAGACCTTTGTTCAAGCCATTTCTGATGCCCGCTGTGTGTTTGATATGGGA GCTGAACTTGGCTTCAGTATGTACCTGCTTGATATTGGTGGTGGCTTCCCTGGCTCTGAAGATGTCAAGCTTAAGTTTGAGGAG ATCACAAGTGTGATCAACCCAGCACTGGATAAATACTTCCCTTTGGATTCTGGAATAAAGATTATTGCAGAGCCAGGAAGATACTATGTTGCATCAGCATTCACCCTGGCAGTCAACAtcattgcaaaaaaaattgtcttaaaGGAGCAATCAGCTTCTGATG ATGAAGATGATGCAAATGACAAAACTCTTATGTACTATGTGAATGATGGAGTCTATGGATCATTCAACTGCATCTTGTATGATCATGCGCATGTTAAACCAGTTCTGCAAAAG CGGTCTAAACCAGATGACAGCTGCTATTCCTGCAGCATATGGGGACCAACATGTGATGGCCTGGATCGTATTGTGGAGCGTTTTAATATGCCAGAGTTGCAAGTTGGTGACTGGATCCTGTTTGAAAACATGGGTGCCTATACTGTTGCAGCAGCTTCTACTTTCAATGGATTCCAGAGGCCAACAATACACTATGTGATATCAAGACCTGCATG gCAACTGATGCAGGAGATTAAGCAGCGAGGGTTCCTGGCTGAAGTGGAGGAGCAGGATGTTGCTAGTCTGCCACTCTCTTGTGCCTGGGAAAGCGGAATTGAGTATCCAGCAACTTGCGCTTCAGCTAGTATTAATGTATAG